A portion of the Anthonomus grandis grandis chromosome 19, icAntGran1.3, whole genome shotgun sequence genome contains these proteins:
- the LOC126747338 gene encoding phospholipid-transporting ATPase ABCA3 isoform X2, producing MKRSKRFVARSRNRTMTEPHNKMAENWNKFLLLMWKNWRLQWRRPIKTLMEILVPIIFFAILVLLRSEVSPTRNAAVTYDPICTFPIPGFCQNPSTTTTTTTSRYQRLLGSDFNTSSLANYTLMYSPSNNTAIDQIMNLIHTYIHINTTSHPTASLMEAAYVSKGSSNTTFAAVQFEDHLRDGTDFGSDPRVKVTLRFPGELRVAGSLEADWKTTLVYPIFQTAGPRNSNSSTGAPPNYYQEGFLALQQALSAMITARQSGESFPGPITMPVINMRRFPYASWNEDLLAAVLQAFFGTIIMFSFIYPCMNIVSAITYEKEKQLKETMKIMGLPNWLHWLAWFLKSFILLMISVVLMVVLLKVKWYHDSDYAVLTYADPFVLLLFMMCYLCATITFCFAISVFFSKADSASNFACIAWFISSVPYLFVQQNYDTLSLGSKVAASLFGPNTAVAFGFQVIFMYEGTAEGVQFDNIWKPNTPDDNLSLGIMMMVLLFDSGIFLLIALYVEAVYPGEFGVPQKWYFPFTTEFWCGRSKGYSSIDTLEESVGHTSGQFEEEPTNLQAGVKIQNLRKVFESKVAVDGISLNMYEDQITVLLGHNGAGKTTTMSMLTGMFPPSSGTAVIGGYDIRTDIKRVRENLGLCPQHNVIFDELTVEEHLYFFSKLKGVRGKAVKAEVDKYVELLELKKKRMKKARTLSGGMKRKLCVGIALCGGSKVVMLDEPTSGMDPSARRALWDLLLSQKTGRTILLTTHFMDEADLLGDRIAIMAAGEVKCCGSSFFLKKKYGVGYRLIIEKTPQCNPQNVTDLLGKYIPRIQVESNIGSELSYLLAEGQSNIFEPMLKELEAKSKQLGVGGYGISLATLEEVFMKYGCAFLQETGYLTIGFRVGADHLTEEKPSNGVVHAVPQTTTVVSSSEFLKNQIIAMSLKKILSAVRKWFLLVLHMILPAFFIIVIILIARQNNRTRDLPAMKLDLSRYSESVLLVDGADLSDSSRKYAQNYREVVGSAYKEVPSIHEHIMDLTAKTPSTVKRRYLGGISFSAVNRTGSNIPSMINVDANFTAYFNNDPYHTPAVSLGLAMNTVHRIRTNCSDCGIDFVNHPMPFMAATKIKALLSGANLGYQVGFNLAFSMACVGCYFLLFVVKERTTNSKHLQFVSGIKVYIFWLTTFLWDFIVYVPTVILMLLVLLCFQEDGFKSASDIGRLFVILIYFGWCMLPFMYIAGFFFKVPASGYGIMAIICLFTGDIAMMVVEMLRSPGLDLEYVGDILHWIFLLFPHYSLGAGVRDTYKLFFYNKLCDSFYEQCMLMNSSFTKQDCLDMDTSGLNTYCVGLDQDYFKWEDPGIGANLVYSFTTGFLFIVGLLIFEYGVFSKVIYSVGQRWAKGPVVPPDEDSDVRKEREKILNTPEEQLCNEYKMMVKNLTKHYKNLLAVNGLCLGVKDKECFGLLGINGAGKTTTFKMLTGDVRITHGDAWLQGHSVKKNVTQVQKLIGYCPQFDALLDDLTALETLIIFSLIRGIPRHSCTPLAKRLASEFDFERHLLKQVRQLSGGNKRKLSASIAMIGDPPVVFMDEPTTGMDPATKRYFWNTICHARDSGKTIILTSHSMEECEALCTRLAIMVNGNFKCLGSAQHLKNKFADGYTITIKMKQGDEGTIERVNEFMTSSLPGVVLKEKHDELLTYFMAGREAPLSKMFGILEQGKRRDLDIEDYSLGQSNLEQVFLRFTRDQHVT from the exons atgaaacgGTCAAAACGCTTTGTGGCGAGAAGTAGAAATCGAACCATGACag AGCCGCACAACAAGATGGCGGAAAACTGGAACAAGTTCCTGCTGCTCATGTGGAAAAACTGGCGGCTCCAATGGAGAAGGCCCATAAAGACCCTAATGGAGATCCTGGTGCCGATCATATTCTTCGCGATCCTGGTCCTACTCAGGAGCGAGGTCAGCCCGACCCGAAACGCGGCCGTAACGTACGATCCCATCTGCACGTTCCCGATTCCCGGATTCTGCCAGAACCCCTCCACCACCACCACTACCACCACATCCAGATACCAGAGACTCTTGGGCAGTGATTTCAACACGAGCAGTTTGGCAAATTACACCCTGATGTACTCGCCCTCGAACAACACCGCCATAGACCAAATCATGAACTTAATCCACACTTACATCCATATTAATACCACATCTCACCCTACTGCTTCTTTAATGGAGGCCGCTTACGTCTCCAAAGGGAGCTCCAACACCACTTTTGCAGCCGTCCAGTTCGAGGATCACTTGCGAGACGGGACCGATTTCGGGAGCGATCCGCGTGTCAAAGTCACCCTCAGGTTCCCGGGGGAACTGAGGGTCGCTGGTAGCCTGGAAGCCGACTGGAAAACCACCCTGGTTTATCCGATATTCCAGACAGCTGGACCAAGGAACTCTAATAGCAGCACAGGAGCACCCCCCA ATTATTATCAGGAAGGGTTCCTGGCCTTGCAGCAAGCCCTTTCCGCCATGATTACCGCACGACAGTCCGGAGAAAGCTTCCCGGGACCAATCACGATGCCCGTGATTAACATGCGCAGGTTCCCGTACGCTTCCTGGAACGAGGACCTTTTGGCAGCCGTTCTACAGGCCTTTTTCGGCACCATCATCATGTTCAGTTTCATATACCCGTGCATGAACATCGTCTCCGCCATCACTTACGAGAAAGAGAAACAGTTGAAG gaaaccATGAAGATCATGGGCCTGCCCAACTGGCTGCACTGGCTCGCCTGGTTTTTAAAGAGTTTCATTCTGCTAATGATCTCGGTGGTTCTCATGGTGGTTCTGTTAAAAGTCAAATGGTACCATGACTCGGACTACGCGGTGCTGACCTACGCCGACCCGTTCGTTCTATTGTTGTTCATGATGTGCTACCTGTGCGCCACCATCACCTTCTGTTTTGCCATCAGTGTCTTTTTTTCGAAAG CTGATTCCGCGTCAAACTTCGCCTGCATCGCCTGGTTCATCTCCTCGGTTCCCTACTTGTTTGTGCAACAGAACTACGACACTTTATCCCTCGGGAGTAAAGTAGCGGCGAGCCTGTTCGGACCTAACACCGCCGTAGCCTTCGGTTTCCAGGTGATTTTCATGTACGAGGGCACCGCAGAAG GCGTCCAATTCGACAACATCTGGAAACCGAACACCCCGGACGACAACTTATCCCTCGGGATAATGATGATGGTGCTGCTGTTCGACAGCGGGATCTTTCTGCTGATCGCCCTCTACGTAGAAGCCGTGTACCCGGGGGAGTTCGGGGTGCCCCAAAAGTGGTACTTCCCATTCACCACCGAATTTTGGTGCGGCAGATCCAAAGGTTACAGCAGCATCGACACTCTGGAAGAATCTGTGGGGCATACGAGCGGCCAGTTCGAGGAGGAACCGACGAACCTCCAGGCCGGAGTCAAGATCCAGAACCTCCGGAAGGTTTTCGAGTCCAAGGTGGCGGTGGACGGGATCAGCTTGAACATGTACGAGGATCAGATTACGGTTCTTTTGGGGCATAACGGGGCCGGGAAGACCACCACGATGTCCATGTTGACCGGCATGTTTCCGCCCAGCAGTGGGACAGCGGTTATTGGGGG ATACGACATAAGAACGGACATAAAGAGGGTGCGCGAGAACTTGGGGTTGTGCCCCCAGCACAACGTCATCTTCGACGAGTTGACCGTGGAGGAGCACCTCTACTTTTTCAGTAAGCTGAAGGGGGTGAGGGGGAAGGCCGTGAAGGCGGAGGTGGACAAGTACGTGGAACTGTTGGAGCTCAAGAAAAAG AGAATGAAGAAAGCTCGCACTCTTTCTGGAGGGATGAAGAGGAAACTTTGCGTGGGAATCGCCTTATGCGGAGGCTCCAAGGTGGTGATGCTGGACGAGCCAACCTCAGGGATGGACCCCTCGGCCAGGAGGGCTTTGTGGGACCTTTTGCTCAGCCAGAAAACCG GCAGAACCATTTTGCTGACCACCCACTTCATGGACGAGGCTGACCTCCTTGGGGACCGCATAGCAATCATGGCCGCCGGAGAAGTGAAGTGCTGCGGAAGCAGtttcttcttgaagaaaaaataCGGGGTGGGGTACCGCCTTATTATCGAAAAGACCCCCCAGTGCAATCCCCAAAATGTCACCGACTTATTGGGCAAGTACATCCCTCGCATCCAGGTGGAAAGCAACATCGGATCGGAGTTGTCTTACTTGCTGGCCGAGGGGCAGTCGAACATATTTGAGCCCATGCTAAAAGAACTGGAGGCCAAGAGCAAGCAGCTGGGCGTGGGCGGTTACGGGATATCTTTGGCAACCCTGGAGGAAGTTTTTATGAAGTACGGGTGCGCCTTTTTGCAGGAAACCGGTTATTTAACAATTGGTTTTAGGGTCGGAGCTGACCATTTGACAGAAGAGAAACCGTCAAACGGGGTGGTGCACGCCGTTCCACAAACAACCACCGTAGTAAGCTCCTCGGAATTCTTGAAGAACCAAATAATCGCCATGTCGTTGAAGAAGATCCTATCGGCGGTACGCAAGTGGTTCTTGCTGGTTCTCCACATGATCCTCCCGGCATTTTTCATCATCGTCATCATATTGATTGCGCGGCAAAATAATCGCACGAGAGACCTGCCGGCTATGAAGCTCGACCTCAGCCGTTACTCTGAGTCTGTTTTGCTCGTAGACGGAGCGGATCTGAGCGACTCGTCTCGAAAATACGCTCAGAACTACCGGGAGGTGGTGGGATCCGCGTACAAGGAGGTCCCGTCGATCCACGAGCACATCATGGACTTG ACCGCCAAAACACCTTCAACGGTAAAGAGACGATATTTAGGAGGCATCAGTTTCAGTGCCGTAAATCGAACAGGCAGTAACATCCCTTCAATGATCAATGTGGACGCAAACTTCACGGCGTATTTCAATAACGACCCCTATCACACCCCCGCGGTCTCTTTGGGCCTGGCTATGAACACCGTACACCGCATTAGGACGAATTGCTCCGACTGCGGCATCGATTTCGTCAACCATCCGATGCCATTCATGGCAGCAACGAAG ATTAAAGCGCTCTTATCCGGCGCAAACTTGGGCTACCAGGTGGGCTTTAACTTGGCCTTCAGCATGGCCTGCGTCGGATGCTACTTCCTGCTGTTTGTGGTGAAGGAGCGCACCACCAACTCGAAGCATCTACAGTTCGTCTCCGGTATCAAAGTCTACATCTTCTGGCTGACGACGTTCCTGTGGGACTTTATCGTTTACGTCCCCACGGTGATTTTAATGCTGCTGGTGCTGCTTTGCTTCCAGGAGGATGGATTCAAGAGCGCCTCTGATATTG GGAGGTTATTCGTTATTTTAATCTACTTCGGGTGGTGCATGCTGCCCTTCATGTACATCGCGGGATTCTTCTTTAAAGTGCCCGCCTCTGGTTACGGGATCATGGCCATCATCTGCTTGTTCACAG GGGATATTGCCATGATGGTGGTGGAAATGTTGCGGTCTCCAGGTCTGGATCTGGAATATGTCGGGGACATCTTGCACTGGATCTTCCTGCTGTTCCCCCACTATTCTTTAGGGGCCGGAGTTCGGGACACTTACAAGctctttttttataacaaactgTGCGACTCTTTTTACGAGCAGTGTATGCTGATGAATTCAAGCTTCACCAAGCAGGATTGTCTGGACATGGACACGTCAGGCTTAAATACCTACTGCGTCGGTCTGGATCAGGACTATTTCAAATGGGAGGACCCCGGAATTGGCGCCAATCTAGTCTACTCTTTTACGACAGGTTTCTTGTTTATCGTCGGGCTGCTGATCTTCGAGTATGGGGTGTTCTCCAAAGTGATTTACTCGGTGGGGCAGAGGTGGGCCAAAGGCCCTGTGGTACCCCCTGACGAGGACTCGGACGTCCgaaaagagagagagaagatCCTGAACACCCCCGAGGAGCAGCTTTGCAACGAGTACAAGATGATGGTGAAAAACCTGACTAAACATTACAAGAACTTACTGGCCGTCAACGGATTATGCCTGGGGGTGAAGGACAAGGAGTGCTTCGGCTTATTAGGGATAAACGGGGCGGGCAAGACCACCACCTTCAAAATGCTCACGGGGGACGTCCGTATAACCCACGGGGACGCATGGCTCCAAGGCCACAGCGTCAAAAAGAACGTGACGCAAGTCCAAAAACTGATCGGCTACTGTCCCCAGTTCGACGCTCTGTTAGACGACCTGACCGCCTTGGAAACCCTCATAATATTCTCCCTGATCCGGGGAATCCCGCGGCACTCGTGCACGCCACTCGCCAAACGACTCGCGAGCGAGTTCGACTTCGAGCGCCACCTGCTGAAGCAAGTGAGACAACTGAGCGGCGGCAACAAGCGGAAGTTGAGCGCGTCGATCGCGATGATCGGGGATCCCCCGGTGGTGTTCATGGACGAGCCGACCACCGGGATGGATCCGGCGACGAAACGTTACTTCTGGAACACGATTTGCCACGCCCGGGATTCCGGGAAGACGATCATCTTGACGTCGCACAGTATGGAGGAGTGCGAGGCTCTGTGCACCCGTTTGGCCATAATGGTCAACGGGAATTTTAAATGTTTGGGGAGCGCCCAACATCTGAAGAACAAATTTGCCGATGGGTACACTATCACCATTAAAATGAAGCAGGGGGATGAGGGGACGATCGAGCGGGTAAACGAGTTCATGACGAGCAGTTTACCGGGGGTGGTTTTGAAGGAGAAGCACGACGAGTTACTGACGTACTTCATGGCTGGGAGGGAGGCGCCACTGTCGAAGATGTTCGGAATTCTGGAGCAAGGCAAGAGAAGGGACTTGGATATTGAGGATTACAGCTTGGGACAGAGCAATCTGGAACAG GTGTTCCTTCGGTTTACCAGAGACCAACACGTGACGTAA
- the LOC126747338 gene encoding phospholipid-transporting ATPase ABCA3 isoform X4, with protein MAENWNKFLLLMWKNWRLQWRRPIKTLMEILVPIIFFAILVLLRSEVSPTRNAAVTYDPICTFPIPGFCQNPSTTTTTTTSRYQRLLGSDFNTSSLANYTLMYSPSNNTAIDQIMNLIHTYIHINTTSHPTASLMEAAYVSKGSSNTTFAAVQFEDHLRDGTDFGSDPRVKVTLRFPGELRVAGSLEADWKTTLVYPIFQTAGPRNSNSSTGAPPNYYQEGFLALQQALSAMITARQSGESFPGPITMPVINMRRFPYASWNEDLLAAVLQAFFGTIIMFSFIYPCMNIVSAITYEKEKQLKETMKIMGLPNWLHWLAWFLKSFILLMISVVLMVVLLKVKWYHDSDYAVLTYADPFVLLLFMMCYLCATITFCFAISVFFSKADSASNFACIAWFISSVPYLFVQQNYDTLSLGSKVAASLFGPNTAVAFGFQVIFMYEGTAEGVQFDNIWKPNTPDDNLSLGIMMMVLLFDSGIFLLIALYVEAVYPGEFGVPQKWYFPFTTEFWCGRSKGYSSIDTLEESVGHTSGQFEEEPTNLQAGVKIQNLRKVFESKVAVDGISLNMYEDQITVLLGHNGAGKTTTMSMLTGMFPPSSGTAVIGGYDIRTDIKRVRENLGLCPQHNVIFDELTVEEHLYFFSKLKGVRGKAVKAEVDKYVELLELKKKRMKKARTLSGGMKRKLCVGIALCGGSKVVMLDEPTSGMDPSARRALWDLLLSQKTGRTILLTTHFMDEADLLGDRIAIMAAGEVKCCGSSFFLKKKYGVGYRLIIEKTPQCNPQNVTDLLGKYIPRIQVESNIGSELSYLLAEGQSNIFEPMLKELEAKSKQLGVGGYGISLATLEEVFMKYGCAFLQETGYLTIGFRVGADHLTEEKPSNGVVHAVPQTTTVVSSSEFLKNQIIAMSLKKILSAVRKWFLLVLHMILPAFFIIVIILIARQNNRTRDLPAMKLDLSRYSESVLLVDGADLSDSSRKYAQNYREVVGSAYKEVPSIHEHIMDLTAKTPSTVKRRYLGGISFSAVNRTGSNIPSMINVDANFTAYFNNDPYHTPAVSLGLAMNTVHRIRTNCSDCGIDFVNHPMPFMAATKIKALLSGANLGYQVGFNLAFSMACVGCYFLLFVVKERTTNSKHLQFVSGIKVYIFWLTTFLWDFIVYVPTVILMLLVLLCFQEDGFKSASDIGRLFVILIYFGWCMLPFMYIAGFFFKVPASGYGIMAIICLFTGDIAMMVVEMLRSPGLDLEYVGDILHWIFLLFPHYSLGAGVRDTYKLFFYNKLCDSFYEQCMLMNSSFTKQDCLDMDTSGLNTYCVGLDQDYFKWEDPGIGANLVYSFTTGFLFIVGLLIFEYGVFSKVIYSVGQRWAKGPVVPPDEDSDVRKEREKILNTPEEQLCNEYKMMVKNLTKHYKNLLAVNGLCLGVKDKECFGLLGINGAGKTTTFKMLTGDVRITHGDAWLQGHSVKKNVTQVQKLIGYCPQFDALLDDLTALETLIIFSLIRGIPRHSCTPLAKRLASEFDFERHLLKQVRQLSGGNKRKLSASIAMIGDPPVVFMDEPTTGMDPATKRYFWNTICHARDSGKTIILTSHSMEECEALCTRLAIMVNGNFKCLGSAQHLKNKFADGYTITIKMKQGDEGTIERVNEFMTSSLPGVVLKEKHDELLTYFMAGREAPLSKMFGILEQGKRRDLDIEDYSLGQSNLEQVFLRFTRDQHVT; from the exons ATGGCGGAAAACTGGAACAAGTTCCTGCTGCTCATGTGGAAAAACTGGCGGCTCCAATGGAGAAGGCCCATAAAGACCCTAATGGAGATCCTGGTGCCGATCATATTCTTCGCGATCCTGGTCCTACTCAGGAGCGAGGTCAGCCCGACCCGAAACGCGGCCGTAACGTACGATCCCATCTGCACGTTCCCGATTCCCGGATTCTGCCAGAACCCCTCCACCACCACCACTACCACCACATCCAGATACCAGAGACTCTTGGGCAGTGATTTCAACACGAGCAGTTTGGCAAATTACACCCTGATGTACTCGCCCTCGAACAACACCGCCATAGACCAAATCATGAACTTAATCCACACTTACATCCATATTAATACCACATCTCACCCTACTGCTTCTTTAATGGAGGCCGCTTACGTCTCCAAAGGGAGCTCCAACACCACTTTTGCAGCCGTCCAGTTCGAGGATCACTTGCGAGACGGGACCGATTTCGGGAGCGATCCGCGTGTCAAAGTCACCCTCAGGTTCCCGGGGGAACTGAGGGTCGCTGGTAGCCTGGAAGCCGACTGGAAAACCACCCTGGTTTATCCGATATTCCAGACAGCTGGACCAAGGAACTCTAATAGCAGCACAGGAGCACCCCCCA ATTATTATCAGGAAGGGTTCCTGGCCTTGCAGCAAGCCCTTTCCGCCATGATTACCGCACGACAGTCCGGAGAAAGCTTCCCGGGACCAATCACGATGCCCGTGATTAACATGCGCAGGTTCCCGTACGCTTCCTGGAACGAGGACCTTTTGGCAGCCGTTCTACAGGCCTTTTTCGGCACCATCATCATGTTCAGTTTCATATACCCGTGCATGAACATCGTCTCCGCCATCACTTACGAGAAAGAGAAACAGTTGAAG gaaaccATGAAGATCATGGGCCTGCCCAACTGGCTGCACTGGCTCGCCTGGTTTTTAAAGAGTTTCATTCTGCTAATGATCTCGGTGGTTCTCATGGTGGTTCTGTTAAAAGTCAAATGGTACCATGACTCGGACTACGCGGTGCTGACCTACGCCGACCCGTTCGTTCTATTGTTGTTCATGATGTGCTACCTGTGCGCCACCATCACCTTCTGTTTTGCCATCAGTGTCTTTTTTTCGAAAG CTGATTCCGCGTCAAACTTCGCCTGCATCGCCTGGTTCATCTCCTCGGTTCCCTACTTGTTTGTGCAACAGAACTACGACACTTTATCCCTCGGGAGTAAAGTAGCGGCGAGCCTGTTCGGACCTAACACCGCCGTAGCCTTCGGTTTCCAGGTGATTTTCATGTACGAGGGCACCGCAGAAG GCGTCCAATTCGACAACATCTGGAAACCGAACACCCCGGACGACAACTTATCCCTCGGGATAATGATGATGGTGCTGCTGTTCGACAGCGGGATCTTTCTGCTGATCGCCCTCTACGTAGAAGCCGTGTACCCGGGGGAGTTCGGGGTGCCCCAAAAGTGGTACTTCCCATTCACCACCGAATTTTGGTGCGGCAGATCCAAAGGTTACAGCAGCATCGACACTCTGGAAGAATCTGTGGGGCATACGAGCGGCCAGTTCGAGGAGGAACCGACGAACCTCCAGGCCGGAGTCAAGATCCAGAACCTCCGGAAGGTTTTCGAGTCCAAGGTGGCGGTGGACGGGATCAGCTTGAACATGTACGAGGATCAGATTACGGTTCTTTTGGGGCATAACGGGGCCGGGAAGACCACCACGATGTCCATGTTGACCGGCATGTTTCCGCCCAGCAGTGGGACAGCGGTTATTGGGGG ATACGACATAAGAACGGACATAAAGAGGGTGCGCGAGAACTTGGGGTTGTGCCCCCAGCACAACGTCATCTTCGACGAGTTGACCGTGGAGGAGCACCTCTACTTTTTCAGTAAGCTGAAGGGGGTGAGGGGGAAGGCCGTGAAGGCGGAGGTGGACAAGTACGTGGAACTGTTGGAGCTCAAGAAAAAG AGAATGAAGAAAGCTCGCACTCTTTCTGGAGGGATGAAGAGGAAACTTTGCGTGGGAATCGCCTTATGCGGAGGCTCCAAGGTGGTGATGCTGGACGAGCCAACCTCAGGGATGGACCCCTCGGCCAGGAGGGCTTTGTGGGACCTTTTGCTCAGCCAGAAAACCG GCAGAACCATTTTGCTGACCACCCACTTCATGGACGAGGCTGACCTCCTTGGGGACCGCATAGCAATCATGGCCGCCGGAGAAGTGAAGTGCTGCGGAAGCAGtttcttcttgaagaaaaaataCGGGGTGGGGTACCGCCTTATTATCGAAAAGACCCCCCAGTGCAATCCCCAAAATGTCACCGACTTATTGGGCAAGTACATCCCTCGCATCCAGGTGGAAAGCAACATCGGATCGGAGTTGTCTTACTTGCTGGCCGAGGGGCAGTCGAACATATTTGAGCCCATGCTAAAAGAACTGGAGGCCAAGAGCAAGCAGCTGGGCGTGGGCGGTTACGGGATATCTTTGGCAACCCTGGAGGAAGTTTTTATGAAGTACGGGTGCGCCTTTTTGCAGGAAACCGGTTATTTAACAATTGGTTTTAGGGTCGGAGCTGACCATTTGACAGAAGAGAAACCGTCAAACGGGGTGGTGCACGCCGTTCCACAAACAACCACCGTAGTAAGCTCCTCGGAATTCTTGAAGAACCAAATAATCGCCATGTCGTTGAAGAAGATCCTATCGGCGGTACGCAAGTGGTTCTTGCTGGTTCTCCACATGATCCTCCCGGCATTTTTCATCATCGTCATCATATTGATTGCGCGGCAAAATAATCGCACGAGAGACCTGCCGGCTATGAAGCTCGACCTCAGCCGTTACTCTGAGTCTGTTTTGCTCGTAGACGGAGCGGATCTGAGCGACTCGTCTCGAAAATACGCTCAGAACTACCGGGAGGTGGTGGGATCCGCGTACAAGGAGGTCCCGTCGATCCACGAGCACATCATGGACTTG ACCGCCAAAACACCTTCAACGGTAAAGAGACGATATTTAGGAGGCATCAGTTTCAGTGCCGTAAATCGAACAGGCAGTAACATCCCTTCAATGATCAATGTGGACGCAAACTTCACGGCGTATTTCAATAACGACCCCTATCACACCCCCGCGGTCTCTTTGGGCCTGGCTATGAACACCGTACACCGCATTAGGACGAATTGCTCCGACTGCGGCATCGATTTCGTCAACCATCCGATGCCATTCATGGCAGCAACGAAG ATTAAAGCGCTCTTATCCGGCGCAAACTTGGGCTACCAGGTGGGCTTTAACTTGGCCTTCAGCATGGCCTGCGTCGGATGCTACTTCCTGCTGTTTGTGGTGAAGGAGCGCACCACCAACTCGAAGCATCTACAGTTCGTCTCCGGTATCAAAGTCTACATCTTCTGGCTGACGACGTTCCTGTGGGACTTTATCGTTTACGTCCCCACGGTGATTTTAATGCTGCTGGTGCTGCTTTGCTTCCAGGAGGATGGATTCAAGAGCGCCTCTGATATTG GGAGGTTATTCGTTATTTTAATCTACTTCGGGTGGTGCATGCTGCCCTTCATGTACATCGCGGGATTCTTCTTTAAAGTGCCCGCCTCTGGTTACGGGATCATGGCCATCATCTGCTTGTTCACAG GGGATATTGCCATGATGGTGGTGGAAATGTTGCGGTCTCCAGGTCTGGATCTGGAATATGTCGGGGACATCTTGCACTGGATCTTCCTGCTGTTCCCCCACTATTCTTTAGGGGCCGGAGTTCGGGACACTTACAAGctctttttttataacaaactgTGCGACTCTTTTTACGAGCAGTGTATGCTGATGAATTCAAGCTTCACCAAGCAGGATTGTCTGGACATGGACACGTCAGGCTTAAATACCTACTGCGTCGGTCTGGATCAGGACTATTTCAAATGGGAGGACCCCGGAATTGGCGCCAATCTAGTCTACTCTTTTACGACAGGTTTCTTGTTTATCGTCGGGCTGCTGATCTTCGAGTATGGGGTGTTCTCCAAAGTGATTTACTCGGTGGGGCAGAGGTGGGCCAAAGGCCCTGTGGTACCCCCTGACGAGGACTCGGACGTCCgaaaagagagagagaagatCCTGAACACCCCCGAGGAGCAGCTTTGCAACGAGTACAAGATGATGGTGAAAAACCTGACTAAACATTACAAGAACTTACTGGCCGTCAACGGATTATGCCTGGGGGTGAAGGACAAGGAGTGCTTCGGCTTATTAGGGATAAACGGGGCGGGCAAGACCACCACCTTCAAAATGCTCACGGGGGACGTCCGTATAACCCACGGGGACGCATGGCTCCAAGGCCACAGCGTCAAAAAGAACGTGACGCAAGTCCAAAAACTGATCGGCTACTGTCCCCAGTTCGACGCTCTGTTAGACGACCTGACCGCCTTGGAAACCCTCATAATATTCTCCCTGATCCGGGGAATCCCGCGGCACTCGTGCACGCCACTCGCCAAACGACTCGCGAGCGAGTTCGACTTCGAGCGCCACCTGCTGAAGCAAGTGAGACAACTGAGCGGCGGCAACAAGCGGAAGTTGAGCGCGTCGATCGCGATGATCGGGGATCCCCCGGTGGTGTTCATGGACGAGCCGACCACCGGGATGGATCCGGCGACGAAACGTTACTTCTGGAACACGATTTGCCACGCCCGGGATTCCGGGAAGACGATCATCTTGACGTCGCACAGTATGGAGGAGTGCGAGGCTCTGTGCACCCGTTTGGCCATAATGGTCAACGGGAATTTTAAATGTTTGGGGAGCGCCCAACATCTGAAGAACAAATTTGCCGATGGGTACACTATCACCATTAAAATGAAGCAGGGGGATGAGGGGACGATCGAGCGGGTAAACGAGTTCATGACGAGCAGTTTACCGGGGGTGGTTTTGAAGGAGAAGCACGACGAGTTACTGACGTACTTCATGGCTGGGAGGGAGGCGCCACTGTCGAAGATGTTCGGAATTCTGGAGCAAGGCAAGAGAAGGGACTTGGATATTGAGGATTACAGCTTGGGACAGAGCAATCTGGAACAG GTGTTCCTTCGGTTTACCAGAGACCAACACGTGACGTAA